A stretch of Vigna angularis cultivar LongXiaoDou No.4 chromosome 4, ASM1680809v1, whole genome shotgun sequence DNA encodes these proteins:
- the LOC108330995 gene encoding WAT1-related protein At5g40210, whose protein sequence is MREWGVVALLLSIEFLDVIVYTLSKAAMKKGMNDFVFVMYSNALASCLLLPLTLLFHRKRAPPPLTYSLVGQIFVNGLLSCSVQMLRFFGIGFSSPTLATAMSDLIPAFTFILAIFFRMEKLDWKTNTTQAKAIGTFVSITGALIITLYKGQAIINNHPSNKLFPKNLVSSENFDWVIGAVLLAGHSFVLSLLFIVQTWIIRNYPAELMVVLIRGILVALLSVPASLISVKDPKALRLGFDVQLIAIICQAIFSVSFRSVVHIWVMGKKGPLYVAMFKPIGIVFAAIMGISLLGDSLYLGSVLGAAIVVIGFYGVLWGKSQERRTKEESEDHTLESSSPVAPLLQNKRMEE, encoded by the exons ATGAGGGAATGGGGTGTGGTTGCTTTGCTGTTATCCATAGAGTTCTTGGATGTGATTGTGTACACTCTAAGCAAAGCAGccatgaagaagggcatgaatgATTTTGTGTTCGTCATGTATTCCAATGCATTGGCATCTTGCTTACTTCTTCCCTTAACCTTACTCTTTCACAG GAAAAGAGCTCCTCCGCCACTCACTTATTCCTTGGTGGGCCAAATATTTGTTAATGGCTTGTTAAG TTGCAGTGTTCAGATGCTAAGGTTTTTTGGAATCGGTTTCAGCTCTCCTACTTTAGCAACTGCAATGTCTGACTTAATCCCTGCTTTTACCTTCATACTTGCCATCTTCTTCAG GATGGAAAAATTGGATTGGAAAACTAACACCACACAGGCCAAGGCCATTGGGACATTTGTATCAATCACTGGAGCCTTGATAATTACTCTGTACAAGGGCCAGGCAATCATAAATAATCATCCGTCTAATAAATTGTTTCCCAAAAACCTCGTTTCATCTGAAAATTTTGATTGGGTAATTGGAGCAGTGTTACTTGCGGGTCATAGCTTTGTTCTCTCGTTGTTGTTTATAGTTCAG ACATGGATAATCAGAAATTACCCTGCAGAGCTTATGGTGGTACTCATTCGCGGTATATTAGTAGCTCTGCTATCTGTTCCTGCTTCACTGATTTCAGTTAAGGATCCAAAGGCTTTGAGATTGGGATTTGATGTGCAGTTGATAGCTATTATATGTCAA GCAATTTTCAGCGTATCCTTTCGAAGTGTTGTTCATATATGGGTGATGGGAAAGAAGGGCCCTCTCTATGTTGCAATGTTTAAGCCAATTGGAATAGTCTTTGCGGCCATAATGGGAATTTCGTTACTGGGTGACTCTCTCTATCTTGGCAG TGTGCTTGGAGCAGCCATAGTGGTGATTGGTTTTTATGGTGTTCTTTGGGGGAAAAGCCAAGAGAGAAGAACAAAGGAAGAGAGTGAAGATCATACGTTGGAATCATCCTCGCCCGTTGCCCCTCTTTTGCAGAACAAGAGAATGGAAGAATAG